From Rhizobium tumorigenes, the proteins below share one genomic window:
- a CDS encoding addiction module antidote protein: MQLETFEYDSAEFLGSEEAIAEYLLAASEDGDANHIARALGVVARARGMSDLSRNTGLTRPALYRAISGDGNPEFGTIAKVAYALGYRLNLVLKSDSGSTAAVK; the protein is encoded by the coding sequence ATGCAACTTGAGACATTTGAGTACGACTCCGCCGAATTTCTTGGAAGTGAGGAAGCGATTGCTGAATATCTTTTAGCTGCTAGCGAAGATGGAGACGCAAACCATATTGCTCGCGCTCTTGGTGTTGTCGCGCGGGCGCGCGGCATGTCCGATCTTTCTCGGAATACCGGACTTACGCGACCTGCTCTTTACCGGGCAATAAGTGGAGATGGCAATCCAGAGTTTGGGACAATCGCAAAGGTAGCATACGCACTTGGTTATAGGCTAAATCTCGTTTTGAAATCCGACAGCGGATCGACCGCCGCGGTGAAGTGA
- a CDS encoding putative bifunctional diguanylate cyclase/phosphodiesterase, which translates to MRGNAKINLIKYRVTQTSSGSLLILLAVSALGILGLVFLAAVWAGSESDAAALDRQRQLVTGRLSDQVTRVSQEMQLIGAGYASFLVGDPSSASGDTRLAGEGSSPASAETFGRIATTVFGFNAAFLTNSKGELALTSDPEATRRFKWVRPLLQPLIIGLEKGLAQQDPLAASGRVGLMRLEGRPSVVGSIPVLRSSTAGVAKVEHLYLLVVRFLDGVTLDTLSREQGLAGARYARSADQDLTEVAFEINATATGEPIGFIIWKPDLPGSRVLGRLIPVLSVAGLMIAGLFFALMARLRRSLNELSDSEHHAKHLSLHDVLTGLPNRALFASRFEECLASMKADRSTAAIALIDLDKFKQVNDTYGHATGDELLLAVVTKISELINSSDTLARVGGDEFALLMPECGGDTDNHIAFCEKIIRALSDPFQLRGGDIVVRVGGSIGVTTFDDDIRTVDELLRRADVALYQAKTAGRARAVSYDHSMDSKVEAREALKRDLRIVLEGSSSASAESGGQDIDRGNLEVYFQGVYRSDQIGELSSAEALVRWNHPTHGLLTPDKFISIAEEAGIIDQLGEWVLREAAEAASNWPTEISIAVNVSPSQMRHPEFDRHVLEILAVTGLPPSRLELELTEATLFNINEDALAALTRLRAHGVRVALDDFGTGFSSLSHVIQFNIDRIKIDRSFVRLLGTRAEGAAIISAIVSLSRTLGKATTAEGVETQGHRDFLIAVGCTDLQGFLFSRPEPLDDFRSRISRQLKFAAQQ; encoded by the coding sequence GTGCGTGGCAATGCAAAAATAAATTTAATTAAATACAGAGTAACGCAGACATCATCTGGGTCACTATTGATTCTGCTTGCCGTCAGCGCGCTCGGGATCCTAGGGCTTGTATTCTTAGCTGCCGTTTGGGCCGGTTCGGAAAGCGATGCTGCAGCCCTTGATCGTCAACGGCAACTCGTCACTGGTCGTTTGAGTGATCAGGTGACGCGGGTTTCTCAAGAAATGCAGCTGATCGGCGCTGGCTACGCGTCCTTTTTGGTGGGAGATCCGTCTTCAGCGAGCGGCGATACCCGTCTCGCTGGTGAAGGTAGTAGTCCCGCATCTGCAGAGACCTTCGGAAGGATTGCGACAACAGTCTTCGGTTTCAATGCCGCTTTCCTGACTAACTCCAAGGGGGAACTCGCCCTAACCTCAGATCCAGAAGCGACGCGCCGTTTCAAGTGGGTGCGACCGCTCCTTCAACCGCTTATCATTGGTCTTGAAAAAGGGCTTGCTCAACAAGATCCCTTGGCTGCATCAGGCAGGGTTGGTTTAATGCGACTTGAGGGCCGCCCTTCTGTCGTAGGCTCCATTCCCGTCTTGAGGTCGTCGACCGCGGGCGTAGCAAAAGTAGAACATTTGTATCTCTTGGTCGTTCGTTTCCTTGATGGAGTCACACTCGACACACTCAGTCGCGAACAAGGGTTGGCCGGTGCCCGGTACGCGCGTAGTGCGGATCAGGACCTTACTGAGGTTGCCTTCGAAATAAATGCGACGGCAACTGGTGAGCCCATTGGCTTCATCATCTGGAAGCCGGACTTGCCAGGGTCAAGAGTTCTGGGTCGTCTCATCCCAGTACTTTCTGTTGCCGGATTGATGATCGCTGGTTTGTTTTTTGCATTGATGGCACGCTTGCGCCGAAGCCTGAATGAGTTAAGCGATAGCGAGCACCATGCGAAGCATCTCTCGCTTCACGACGTTTTGACCGGACTTCCCAATCGAGCTTTGTTCGCCTCTCGCTTTGAGGAGTGTCTTGCCTCAATGAAGGCCGATCGTAGCACTGCTGCCATCGCACTCATCGATTTGGACAAATTCAAGCAGGTAAACGATACATACGGACACGCAACCGGGGACGAACTTCTGCTCGCAGTTGTCACAAAGATTTCCGAGCTGATAAATTCAAGTGACACCCTCGCACGCGTTGGCGGAGACGAGTTTGCGTTGCTAATGCCCGAGTGTGGAGGAGATACAGATAATCACATCGCGTTTTGTGAAAAAATCATAAGGGCCTTGAGTGATCCCTTTCAGCTTCGCGGCGGCGACATCGTCGTCCGCGTAGGCGGCTCAATCGGCGTTACGACCTTCGATGATGACATACGGACGGTCGATGAGCTCCTTCGCCGAGCCGACGTTGCGCTTTACCAAGCGAAGACAGCCGGTCGAGCCAGAGCTGTCTCCTATGATCATTCAATGGACAGCAAAGTCGAGGCACGGGAGGCTCTCAAACGCGATCTGCGTATCGTTCTGGAAGGCAGTTCGTCTGCCTCCGCGGAAAGCGGCGGGCAAGACATCGATAGGGGCAATCTAGAGGTCTATTTTCAGGGCGTGTATCGTTCTGACCAAATTGGTGAGCTTTCAAGCGCCGAGGCGCTCGTCCGGTGGAACCACCCGACGCATGGGCTGCTAACGCCTGACAAATTCATTTCGATCGCCGAAGAAGCCGGTATCATCGATCAGCTCGGCGAATGGGTGTTGAGAGAGGCGGCTGAAGCCGCATCAAACTGGCCAACAGAGATATCCATCGCAGTCAACGTTTCACCTTCGCAAATGCGGCATCCCGAATTTGATCGTCATGTGCTGGAAATACTCGCGGTGACAGGCTTACCTCCATCCCGACTGGAATTAGAGTTGACAGAAGCAACGCTGTTCAACATCAACGAGGACGCTCTAGCCGCACTAACACGGCTTCGGGCTCACGGTGTTCGTGTAGCCCTTGACGATTTCGGCACAGGGTTCTCGTCACTCAGCCACGTCATCCAATTTAACATCGACAGAATTAAAATCGACAGATCCTTTGTGAGGCTACTCGGGACGCGTGCCGAGGGTGCGGCTATCATATCCGCGATCGTCAGCCTGAGCCGTACCTTGGGCAAGGCGACAACAGCGGAAGGTGTGGAAACTCAGGGTCACCGTGACTTCTTGATCGCAGTGGGCTGCACCGATCTGCAGGGTTTCTTGTTTTCTAGGCCTGAACCCTTGGATGACTTCAGATCACGGATAAGTCGCCAATTGAAATTTGCAGCGCAACAATAG
- a CDS encoding FitA-like ribbon-helix-helix domain-containing protein, which translates to MAAVTIRNISDETHRALRARATHHGRSTEAEIRDILEAAVRPSGRVKLGSLLAAIGRDAKLSDSDVEALQQQRDRTPAEPMIFE; encoded by the coding sequence GTGGCGGCTGTGACCATTCGAAACATCTCTGATGAAACGCATCGGGCATTACGCGCAAGAGCAACTCACCACGGCCGTAGTACCGAGGCCGAAATTCGTGACATTCTTGAAGCCGCTGTTCGTCCATCTGGACGCGTGAAACTCGGATCATTGCTCGCGGCCATTGGTCGTGATGCCAAACTGTCAGACAGTGACGTCGAAGCGCTGCAACAACAGCGCGACAGGACCCCGGCAGAACCGATGATTTTCGAATGA
- a CDS encoding dihydroxyacetone kinase subunit DhaK, whose amino-acid sequence MRKFLNDPADFVDEMLDGIYRAHPEVTFVAEDKRCMVTSKPKPGKVGIATGGGSGHLPLFLGYIGDGMLDGAGVGGVFQSPSSEQIYQVTKAIDQGAGVLYIYGNYSGDLINFDMAAELADLDDIRVRQVVGNDDVASSVVGEEHKRRGVAGVYFVYKAAGAAAAEGMTLDQVYEVAEKARLQTRTMGVALSSCVVPEIGHATFSIGEDEMEIGMGIHGEPGIRRTKLAPADSVIDQMMERIFAEQDYKRGDEVAVLMNGLGGTPLEELYIMFRRVSQLMAGRSVQIKHVWIGEFATSMEMAGASVSILHLDPELDRLMAAPANTPFFKHIAS is encoded by the coding sequence ATGCGTAAGTTTTTGAATGACCCAGCCGACTTCGTCGATGAAATGCTCGATGGCATCTACCGCGCTCATCCGGAGGTGACTTTTGTCGCTGAGGATAAGCGCTGCATGGTGACGTCAAAGCCCAAGCCCGGCAAAGTCGGGATCGCCACAGGCGGCGGCTCCGGCCACCTCCCGCTTTTTCTCGGCTACATCGGTGACGGCATGCTCGACGGTGCAGGCGTCGGCGGTGTGTTTCAGTCGCCAAGTTCCGAGCAGATCTATCAGGTGACCAAAGCCATCGATCAGGGCGCTGGCGTGCTCTATATCTATGGCAACTACAGTGGCGACCTTATCAATTTCGACATGGCGGCGGAGCTTGCAGATCTGGATGACATTCGTGTCAGGCAGGTTGTCGGAAATGACGACGTAGCATCCTCGGTGGTTGGGGAGGAGCACAAGCGACGCGGCGTTGCTGGCGTGTACTTCGTCTACAAGGCCGCAGGTGCCGCCGCTGCTGAAGGAATGACACTCGATCAGGTCTACGAGGTCGCCGAAAAGGCGCGACTGCAGACGCGTACCATGGGCGTTGCGCTCTCCAGTTGCGTCGTCCCGGAAATCGGCCATGCAACCTTCTCCATCGGCGAAGACGAGATGGAGATCGGCATGGGCATCCATGGTGAACCCGGCATTCGCCGCACGAAGTTGGCGCCCGCCGACAGCGTAATCGACCAGATGATGGAGCGCATCTTCGCCGAACAGGACTATAAGCGCGGTGACGAAGTTGCGGTGCTGATGAACGGTTTGGGCGGTACGCCGTTGGAAGAGCTCTACATCATGTTCCGGCGCGTTTCACAGCTGATGGCAGGCCGCAGCGTCCAGATCAAGCACGTCTGGATAGGCGAGTTCGCCACGTCCATGGAGATGGCGGGCGCTTCCGTGTCCATCCTTCATCTCGACCCGGAACTTGATCGCCTGATGGCCGCGCCGGCCAACACCCCATTCTTCAAGCACATCGCTTCGTGA
- a CDS encoding aldo/keto reductase, with protein MEYRQLGRSGLKVSAITMGTMTFGGVGWAKTVGDLGIDEARRLVDLCIDAGVNLIDTADAYSDGLCEEILGEIIGGPRKNGVLIATKARFPMGNGPNKAGLSRQHLIRACEDSLRRMKTDVIDLYQVHEWDGLTPVEETMEALDTLVRQGKIRYIGCSNFSGWHIMKALGVSERDHYQRFVSQQIHYTLETRDAENELVPISVDQGLGILVWAPIAGGLLSGKHRRNQATPEGTRQFAGWTEPPIRDEVRLWNIVEALVEIGEGRGLSAAQVALAWLLGRPAVTSVIVGGRTETQFRDNLASVELKLTDEELSKLDQVSLPWLQYPYWHQRNTASDRLGPADLSLIAPYLV; from the coding sequence ATGGAGTATCGGCAGCTTGGCCGCTCGGGTCTGAAAGTATCTGCGATCACCATGGGGACGATGACCTTCGGAGGCGTCGGTTGGGCAAAAACCGTCGGCGATCTCGGAATTGACGAGGCGCGCCGCCTTGTCGACCTCTGCATCGATGCCGGTGTAAACCTCATTGACACCGCGGACGCATATTCCGACGGCCTCTGCGAAGAGATCCTCGGTGAAATCATCGGCGGACCGCGCAAGAATGGCGTTTTGATCGCCACCAAGGCACGGTTCCCGATGGGCAACGGGCCGAACAAAGCCGGACTTTCGCGCCAACACCTCATCAGGGCATGCGAAGATAGCCTGAGGCGCATGAAGACTGACGTGATTGATCTCTATCAGGTCCACGAGTGGGATGGCCTGACGCCCGTTGAGGAGACGATGGAAGCGCTCGATACCTTGGTGAGGCAGGGCAAGATTCGCTATATCGGTTGTTCGAACTTTTCCGGTTGGCACATCATGAAGGCGCTCGGCGTGTCCGAGCGTGATCACTACCAGCGCTTCGTGAGCCAGCAGATCCACTATACTCTGGAAACGCGTGACGCGGAGAATGAACTGGTTCCCATCAGCGTCGACCAAGGCCTCGGGATTCTGGTCTGGGCTCCGATCGCAGGCGGTCTTCTGTCTGGTAAACATCGCCGCAACCAGGCCACGCCGGAAGGCACTCGCCAATTTGCCGGGTGGACCGAACCACCAATCCGGGACGAGGTCAGGCTTTGGAACATCGTCGAGGCGCTCGTTGAGATTGGCGAGGGGAGAGGGTTGTCTGCTGCTCAGGTTGCCCTTGCCTGGCTGTTGGGCCGACCAGCGGTCACGTCGGTTATCGTCGGCGGCCGCACCGAAACCCAGTTCAGGGACAACTTGGCCTCCGTGGAACTCAAGCTCACGGATGAGGAGCTGTCAAAACTCGATCAGGTCAGCCTGCCATGGCTTCAGTATCCCTACTGGCACCAGAGAAACACGGCGTCGGATCGCCTTGGACCTGCCGATCTGAGCCTAATTGCGCCTTACCTTGTATGA
- a CDS encoding IS5 family transposase (programmed frameshift), whose translation MTRRRFDLTDFEWSVIQPLLPNKPRGVPRVDDRRVINGILWRFRTGSPWADVPDRYGPYTTCYNRFVRWRKAGVWDHVLGEISKAFDGDIVMIDSSCVRVHQHAANGKKGDQDDGCMGRSRGGLTTKIHAVVDADGRPVRLALTAGQAHDGRMAEPMLKDISKGAILLADKAYDTNAIRTLAKQKQAWANIPAKSNRKQSFPFSQWVYRQRNLVERFFSKLKQFRGIATRYDKNPLNFLAAVKLAVARIWIRSL comes from the exons ATGACCCGTCGCCGGTTTGATCTCACCGATTTCGAGTGGTCTGTGATCCAGCCTTTGTTGCCGAACAAGCCGCGTGGCGTGCCACGCGTTGACGACCGCCGTGTGATCAACGGTATTTTGTGGCGTTTCCGGACAGGCTCGCCCTGGGCAGACGTTCCGGACCGATATGGCCCATACACAACTTGCTACAACCGGTTCGTTCGGTGGCGCAAAGCGGGTGTCTGGGACCATGTTTTGGGCGAGATTTCCAAGGCCTTCGATGGCGATATCGTCATGATCGACAGTTCCTGTGTCCGTGTCCATCAACATGCGGCCA ACGGGAAAAAGGGGGATCAAGACGATGGCTGCATGGGACGTTCCCGTGGCGGCCTGACCACCAAGATCCACGCCGTTGTCGATGCAGACGGCCGACCGGTCCGTCTGGCACTCACAGCCGGGCAAGCCCATGACGGTCGCATGGCTGAGCCGATGTTAAAGGATATATCCAAAGGTGCGATCCTGCTGGCGGACAAGGCTTACGACACCAATGCGATAAGAACATTGGCAAAGCAGAAGCAGGCCTGGGCCAACATCCCTGCCAAAAGCAATCGAAAGCAAAGCTTCCCCTTCAGCCAATGGGTTTACCGACAGCGAAATCTGGTCGAGCGTTTCTTCAGCAAACTCAAGCAGTTCAGAGGCATCGCAACGCGCTATGACAAAAACCCCCTCAACTTTCTGGCCGCCGTAAAATTGGCAGTAGCAAGAATCTGGATCAGATCGTTATGA
- a CDS encoding dihydroxyacetone kinase family protein, translated as MDVISASNLIRLFEAWKQLFVEQRDYLISLDGKVGDSDLGITMSKSFTAAAEAVASEGAAAGIPKLLRTAGAIMARTAPSTMGTLTATGFLRASKAVEGAEALGTTEMAAFWVAFKDGVAERGKAKVGDKTIMDVLAPVAASLQTAATSGLALQEALSNAAAVASGALEDTKSLVAQHGKAAAFQEKTVGLQDAGATVGAMLIGTLSDFVSS; from the coding sequence ATGGACGTCATATCTGCATCCAACCTCATCCGTCTTTTCGAAGCTTGGAAACAATTGTTTGTCGAACAGCGAGACTATCTCATATCACTCGATGGAAAGGTTGGTGACAGCGATCTTGGCATCACCATGAGCAAGTCGTTCACGGCTGCTGCCGAGGCGGTGGCATCTGAAGGAGCCGCAGCTGGGATTCCGAAGCTGCTGCGCACGGCAGGAGCGATCATGGCCCGCACGGCACCCTCGACCATGGGAACGCTGACTGCCACCGGATTTTTGAGAGCGAGCAAAGCGGTCGAGGGTGCGGAGGCGCTTGGCACGACCGAGATGGCAGCGTTTTGGGTCGCGTTCAAGGACGGGGTTGCCGAACGCGGCAAGGCCAAAGTTGGCGATAAGACGATAATGGATGTCCTGGCGCCTGTCGCAGCAAGTCTTCAGACCGCGGCAACGAGCGGGCTGGCGCTCCAAGAGGCGCTTTCCAACGCCGCCGCCGTCGCTTCAGGGGCATTGGAAGACACCAAATCCCTGGTCGCACAGCATGGCAAGGCGGCTGCCTTCCAGGAGAAAACAGTCGGCCTTCAGGACGCGGGAGCGACGGTCGGGGCGATGTTGATCGGCACGCTGAGCGATTTCGTTTCATCATAG
- a CDS encoding transporter substrate-binding domain-containing protein, which produces MKILRVFMCLMSLGCLFTASVSLAGENSDSKSIKIAVEGAFPPFNYVDSNKQLQGFDVDIGRALCKVANLKCEFVVQEWTTMIPDLLADRFDAIVSSMSMSAERRKSVAFTQKYYDSPSVFIVKKGSDIAGTSIEDLKKLRLGVTAATSQEAYARRFYAGVSTAEFHASPDLYKALVDGSVDIIIEDKLAIYDWLANTKAGSCCEYKGSDIKNTEYFGDGAGIAVRPSDTELLKKLNSALEVIEADDTYDTINAKYFPFSIR; this is translated from the coding sequence ATGAAAATCTTGCGGGTATTTATGTGTTTGATGTCGCTCGGATGTTTATTCACTGCGAGCGTTAGCCTCGCTGGAGAAAATTCAGATTCCAAAAGCATCAAGATCGCAGTGGAGGGTGCCTTTCCGCCGTTCAACTATGTTGATTCCAATAAACAACTTCAAGGTTTCGATGTAGATATTGGAAGAGCGCTCTGTAAGGTAGCTAACTTGAAGTGTGAGTTTGTTGTCCAAGAATGGACAACCATGATCCCTGACTTGCTAGCGGATCGCTTTGACGCAATTGTCTCGTCCATGTCGATGAGCGCTGAAAGACGAAAAAGCGTCGCATTCACCCAAAAATACTATGACAGCCCCTCGGTATTCATCGTTAAAAAAGGGAGCGATATTGCAGGTACAAGCATAGAGGACTTGAAGAAGCTCCGACTAGGCGTAACAGCGGCAACTTCACAAGAAGCTTATGCGAGACGGTTTTACGCGGGTGTGTCTACTGCTGAATTTCATGCATCCCCAGATCTTTACAAAGCTCTTGTCGACGGAAGTGTCGATATAATTATTGAGGATAAGCTGGCAATCTATGACTGGCTCGCAAACACAAAAGCGGGAAGTTGCTGCGAGTATAAAGGCTCCGATATTAAAAATACGGAGTATTTTGGCGATGGCGCGGGTATTGCAGTGCGCCCTTCCGACACGGAATTGCTGAAAAAGCTGAATTCGGCGCTTGAAGTAATCGAAGCGGACGACACGTACGATACTATTAATGCCAAATATTTCCCGTTCAGTATCCGATAA
- a CDS encoding type II toxin-antitoxin system RelE/ParE family toxin translates to MFTIRRTRNYADWIKTLKDFRAQARIADRIDRLAAGNPGDVKPVGEGVSELRINYGPGYRVNFVREGLVVYVLLCRGDKSTQEKDIR, encoded by the coding sequence ATGTTCACGATTAGGCGCACCCGTAATTATGCGGACTGGATCAAAACGCTAAAGGACTTTCGTGCCCAAGCTCGAATAGCCGACCGCATTGACCGTCTCGCCGCAGGAAATCCTGGGGATGTAAAGCCAGTCGGCGAAGGCGTGAGCGAACTCCGCATTAACTACGGGCCTGGTTATCGTGTCAATTTTGTCCGGGAAGGGTTGGTCGTCTATGTTCTCCTCTGTCGTGGCGACAAGAGTACCCAAGAGAAAGATATTCGATAG
- a CDS encoding IS701 family transposase has protein sequence MADWDIELSAFLQPFLEKLGHKKRRQMCPLYVSGLIGPGDRKSIEPMAERFAPGQYDRLHHFISDGLWDAVPLEAELALQADRIVGASDAFLVIDDTGLPKKGDHSVGVAPQYASMLGKRANCQTLVSVTLARDEVPVPVGLRLFLPDSWIGDQERMAKAGVPDDMRTSRTKPEIALAEIDRLIVTGVRFGTVLADAGYGLSAAFRKGLSERGLTWAVGIPKHQKVYPDDVGLIFSVSGHGRPRKHSIPDTLSVAAETMLASASWKKVSWRRGTKGRLTARFAALRIRIADGTPQRIYDKGQQHMPGEAAWLVGEWRSNDERKYYLSNLPVDATLKVLAAAIKARWVCEQAHQQMKEELGLDHFEGRSWQGLHRHALMTMIAYAFLQHQRLQTAKREKKEATSSLWAA, from the coding sequence ATGGCGGATTGGGATATAGAGCTTTCAGCATTTTTGCAGCCGTTTCTGGAGAAGCTTGGACACAAGAAACGGCGACAGATGTGTCCACTTTATGTGTCGGGGCTTATCGGTCCCGGAGACCGCAAGAGTATTGAGCCGATGGCGGAACGGTTCGCTCCAGGCCAGTACGACCGTCTCCACCATTTCATTTCCGACGGCCTTTGGGATGCTGTTCCTCTTGAGGCCGAGCTCGCGCTGCAGGCGGACAGGATCGTTGGCGCATCCGATGCGTTTCTGGTGATTGATGACACCGGCCTGCCGAAGAAGGGGGATCATTCCGTCGGAGTAGCGCCGCAATACGCCTCGATGCTGGGCAAGAGAGCAAATTGCCAGACGCTGGTGTCAGTGACGCTTGCGCGAGACGAGGTGCCGGTCCCGGTTGGCCTGCGTCTGTTCCTGCCGGATAGCTGGATCGGTGATCAGGAGCGCATGGCGAAGGCTGGGGTCCCAGACGACATGCGGACCTCTCGCACGAAGCCGGAGATTGCTCTTGCCGAGATCGATCGGTTGATCGTGACCGGTGTCCGGTTTGGCACAGTGCTGGCTGACGCAGGTTACGGCCTGTCGGCTGCGTTCCGAAAGGGCTTAAGTGAACGTGGCCTCACTTGGGCGGTCGGTATCCCCAAGCATCAGAAGGTTTATCCCGATGATGTTGGATTGATCTTTTCCGTCTCCGGTCATGGCCGTCCTCGCAAACATTCGATCCCCGACACCCTTTCGGTTGCCGCCGAAACGATGTTGGCATCTGCAAGCTGGAAGAAGGTCAGTTGGCGCCGCGGCACAAAAGGTCGCCTGACCGCACGGTTTGCAGCATTGCGCATCCGGATCGCCGATGGCACGCCGCAGCGCATCTATGACAAGGGACAGCAGCACATGCCGGGCGAAGCGGCCTGGCTAGTTGGCGAATGGCGATCAAACGACGAGCGCAAATACTACCTGTCCAATTTGCCGGTCGATGCGACATTGAAAGTGCTGGCGGCCGCGATCAAGGCGAGATGGGTCTGCGAACAGGCGCATCAGCAGATGAAAGAGGAGCTCGGTCTCGATCACTTCGAGGGCCGATCGTGGCAAGGCCTACATCGGCACGCTCTGATGACGATGATCGCTTATGCTTTTCTCCAGCACCAGAGATTGCAAACTGCAAAGCGGGAAAAAAAAGAAGCGACGAGTTCGCTGTGGGCCGCCTGA
- a CDS encoding ABC transporter permease, translating to MSSRLSLGDLVRRRPETITFIILVTICVAVSIANPAFLQPSTLIDIGRSSVVMGLFALGVFIILAAGGIDVSFTAIAAFTMYSMTVLVQTKLPGLPIAVIMIIATAGGAVLGLFNGLLVHHLKVPSLIVTIGTQYLFRGFLLSFIGTVWIMSLPPQMGAFGRLPLLQFETANGATVTLPFYFLALPIAALVTWWILNRTLMGRAIFAVGGNANIASRLGYNLKTVHLFLFGYAGALAGLAGIIHVCANRQANPFDLVGTEINVIAAVVLGGAKITGGTGSVLGTILGVLLIVVINSVLVLVGIPSTWQRLVVGVFILLAAAFFVTRQRKR from the coding sequence ATGTCCAGCCGCTTGAGCCTTGGTGATCTCGTTCGCAGACGGCCTGAAACGATCACCTTCATCATTCTTGTGACCATCTGCGTCGCAGTCTCGATCGCCAACCCCGCCTTTCTGCAGCCATCGACGTTGATCGATATCGGCCGTTCCAGCGTGGTGATGGGTCTCTTTGCGCTGGGTGTCTTCATCATCCTTGCGGCGGGTGGTATCGACGTCTCATTCACGGCGATCGCCGCCTTCACGATGTATTCCATGACCGTGCTGGTCCAGACCAAGTTGCCCGGCCTGCCTATCGCCGTGATCATGATTATCGCGACGGCTGGTGGTGCCGTGCTCGGATTGTTCAACGGCCTGCTTGTCCATCACCTGAAGGTTCCGTCGCTGATTGTCACCATCGGCACGCAATATCTGTTTCGCGGCTTCCTGCTCTCTTTCATCGGCACCGTGTGGATTATGTCGCTGCCGCCGCAAATGGGCGCCTTCGGTCGCCTGCCGCTGCTGCAGTTCGAGACGGCGAATGGGGCGACCGTAACGCTGCCATTCTACTTCCTCGCCCTGCCCATCGCCGCGCTGGTGACGTGGTGGATCCTGAACCGCACCTTGATGGGGCGGGCCATCTTCGCAGTCGGCGGCAATGCCAATATCGCGAGCCGCCTTGGCTACAACCTGAAGACCGTCCACCTCTTCCTGTTCGGATATGCGGGCGCGCTGGCCGGCCTCGCGGGCATCATCCATGTCTGCGCAAACCGCCAGGCGAACCCCTTCGATCTCGTCGGAACGGAAATCAACGTGATCGCTGCCGTCGTGCTGGGTGGCGCGAAGATCACGGGCGGCACCGGATCCGTGCTGGGCACGATCCTGGGCGTCCTCCTGATCGTCGTCATCAACAGTGTGTTGGTTCTCGTCGGCATCCCAAGCACCTGGCAGAGGCTTGTCGTCGGCGTGTTCATCCTTCTCGCGGCTGCATTCTTCGTGACACGCCAGCGCAAACGATAA